The Catenuloplanes niger genome includes a window with the following:
- a CDS encoding SRPBCC domain-containing protein has translation MYSTRISGHVDAAPAVVYRALTDADAIAAWRVPVGMRGQVHEFEAREGGRFRVSLTYEVPGGTGKSTARTDTYHGRFLRLVPDEQVVETMEFETSDPAMRGVMTMTTTLTATAGGTEVTILHEGIPDAVSPEDNETGTRMALDNLARYVTGPTT, from the coding sequence ATGTACTCGACGCGGATTTCCGGGCACGTCGACGCGGCACCGGCGGTGGTCTACCGGGCACTGACGGACGCGGACGCGATCGCGGCGTGGCGGGTGCCGGTGGGCATGCGCGGGCAGGTGCACGAGTTCGAGGCGCGCGAGGGCGGCCGGTTCCGGGTGTCGCTCACCTACGAGGTGCCCGGTGGGACCGGCAAGTCCACCGCGCGGACCGACACGTACCACGGGCGTTTTCTGCGGCTCGTCCCGGACGAGCAGGTCGTCGAGACCATGGAGTTCGAGACCTCGGACCCGGCGATGCGGGGCGTGATGACGATGACCACCACGCTGACCGCGACCGCCGGCGGCACCGAGGTGACGATCCTGCACGAGGGCATCCCGGACGCCGTCTCGCCGGAGGACAACGAGACCGGCACCCGGATGGCCCTCGACAACCTCGCCCGGTACGTAACCGGCCCCACGACCTGA
- a CDS encoding MmyB family transcriptional regulator yields the protein MDARPEPVPAPGTAASSPRAELSEFLRSRRARLQPQDVGLPDFGRHRRVPGLRREELAQLAGVSVAYYTRLEQGDGRNVSAEVLDAIARALRLDDAEHAHLTHLAKPKDRRPAARRQQVRGTVRTLLDAMDGIPAMVTGRRSDILAWNRMAAALFGDRSHLPEQERNWARILFLQPDYRDLFIDWHKKAVDTVSQLRMDAGAHPNDPLLAALVGELSVKSEEFRQLWATHDVRGKCHGRQRLRHPLVGELDLHIDTFVTGDPDQTLLTYHAAPQSPSAAGLRLLASWGTDATQAGMESSRT from the coding sequence ATGGACGCACGCCCCGAACCGGTGCCCGCCCCCGGCACGGCCGCTTCGAGCCCGCGCGCCGAGCTCAGCGAGTTCCTGCGTTCCCGGCGGGCCCGGCTACAGCCGCAGGACGTCGGGCTGCCGGATTTCGGGCGGCACCGCCGGGTACCCGGGCTGCGCCGCGAGGAACTGGCGCAGCTGGCCGGGGTATCGGTGGCCTACTACACCCGCCTGGAACAGGGTGACGGGCGCAACGTCTCCGCCGAGGTCCTCGACGCCATCGCCCGCGCACTGCGCCTCGACGACGCCGAACACGCCCACCTCACCCACCTCGCCAAGCCGAAAGACCGGCGGCCGGCGGCCCGCCGACAGCAGGTACGCGGCACGGTACGCACCCTGCTGGACGCCATGGACGGCATCCCCGCGATGGTCACGGGCCGGCGCTCGGACATCCTGGCCTGGAACCGGATGGCCGCGGCGCTGTTCGGTGACAGGTCACACCTGCCGGAGCAGGAACGCAACTGGGCGCGGATCCTCTTCCTGCAGCCCGACTACCGTGACCTGTTCATCGACTGGCACAAGAAGGCCGTAGACACCGTCAGCCAACTGCGCATGGACGCCGGCGCCCACCCGAACGACCCCCTGCTGGCCGCCCTCGTCGGTGAACTGTCCGTCAAGAGCGAAGAGTTCCGGCAACTGTGGGCCACCCACGACGTCAGAGGCAAGTGCCACGGCCGCCAGCGCCTACGTCACCCCCTCGTCGGGGAACTCGACCTGCACATCGACACCTTCGTCACCGGCGACCCCGACCAGACGCTGCTGACCTACCACGCCGCACCACAATCGCCCTCGGCAGCCGGTCTGCGCCTGCTGGCCAGCTGGGGAACCGACGCAACCCAAGCAGGAATGGAATCCTCCCGAACGTAG
- a CDS encoding ATP-binding protein, translating into MTVENTGFMVDRLGQDCAPLQFLRELTQNSIEAVKATPEGIGEIVWDVDWLTHSIQGIYKLCITDNGIGMTGQEMARYINALSSSVHQQAHDGNFGVGAKIAAATRNHEGLIYVSWQNGVGERIRLWRDPDTNNYGLASAVVNGKNRYWSKVSDQVKPSLIKTRGTQVTLLGNHADENTMAAPENVKSASRWISYYLNTRYFRFPAGITVKAREGWERPREDTKSNVLRVIHGQEHYLNRHAESSGAVDLTTATAHWWILRDEKALNSNSGSNASSGHVAALYRDELYEMVTGRAGTARLQHFGVIFGTNRVVIYVEPHHSDTGRITSNTARTQLLLNNEPLPWSDWMADFRAGLPVEIRELMEAVSAGSGSSNHQKSIKERLREIRDLFRLSRYRPHLNGAANVSTDNVTPGGAREQSGTSNAGRGRGGGSGGRGSRGGDVYALFLVDEDGTPADQVGGDADPEVIWIGRQEGTRESGLLEDRAAQYLQEQNLLQINSDFRGFTDMIERWCAEYADTPGARSQITEVVQEWFEQALVETILGVLSLCDSPEWTPDELARCWSPESLTAAVMQRYHVDLAIKRSLGSKLGSTRDKRQAAA; encoded by the coding sequence ATGACCGTCGAAAACACCGGATTCATGGTCGATCGACTCGGCCAGGACTGCGCACCGCTGCAGTTCCTGCGTGAATTGACCCAAAACTCCATCGAGGCCGTGAAAGCCACCCCGGAAGGCATCGGAGAGATCGTTTGGGACGTCGACTGGCTGACTCACTCCATCCAGGGCATCTATAAGCTGTGTATCACCGACAACGGCATCGGGATGACCGGGCAGGAGATGGCCCGCTACATCAATGCTCTGTCGTCCTCCGTACACCAGCAGGCCCACGACGGCAACTTCGGCGTCGGCGCGAAGATCGCCGCCGCGACCCGCAATCACGAGGGTCTGATCTACGTTTCCTGGCAAAACGGCGTCGGCGAGCGGATCCGGTTGTGGCGTGATCCGGACACGAACAACTATGGCCTCGCCTCGGCCGTCGTCAACGGTAAGAACAGGTACTGGAGCAAGGTCAGCGATCAGGTCAAGCCCTCTCTGATCAAGACCCGAGGCACACAGGTCACCCTGTTGGGTAACCATGCCGACGAGAACACGATGGCCGCGCCCGAGAACGTGAAGTCCGCGTCCCGATGGATCTCCTACTACCTCAATACTCGGTACTTTCGCTTCCCGGCCGGCATCACGGTCAAGGCCCGCGAAGGGTGGGAGCGCCCCCGCGAGGACACCAAGAGCAATGTGCTGCGGGTCATCCACGGTCAGGAGCATTATCTGAACCGACATGCCGAGTCCAGTGGCGCCGTGGATCTGACGACCGCGACCGCTCACTGGTGGATTCTGCGCGATGAGAAGGCGCTCAACTCCAACTCGGGAAGCAATGCCTCCAGCGGCCACGTTGCCGCCCTCTACCGGGACGAGCTCTACGAGATGGTCACCGGGCGCGCGGGTACCGCCCGGCTGCAGCACTTCGGCGTCATCTTCGGCACCAATCGTGTGGTGATCTATGTCGAGCCGCATCACAGTGACACCGGCCGGATCACCTCCAATACCGCCCGGACCCAGCTGCTGCTCAACAACGAGCCGCTGCCTTGGTCCGACTGGATGGCCGACTTCCGGGCCGGGCTGCCGGTGGAGATCCGGGAGTTGATGGAGGCGGTATCGGCCGGTTCAGGCAGCTCCAATCACCAGAAGAGCATCAAGGAACGGCTGAGGGAGATCCGTGACCTGTTTCGTCTCTCCCGATATCGCCCCCACCTGAACGGGGCGGCGAACGTCTCCACGGACAATGTCACGCCGGGTGGCGCCCGGGAACAGAGCGGAACCTCGAATGCCGGCAGAGGCCGCGGCGGCGGTAGCGGTGGCCGTGGCAGCCGAGGTGGCGACGTTTACGCCTTGTTCCTGGTCGACGAGGACGGTACCCCCGCCGACCAGGTCGGAGGCGACGCTGATCCGGAGGTTATCTGGATCGGTAGGCAGGAGGGCACCCGAGAATCGGGTCTGCTCGAGGACAGGGCTGCCCAGTACCTGCAGGAGCAGAACCTGCTCCAGATCAACAGTGACTTCCGCGGTTTCACTGACATGATCGAGCGGTGGTGCGCTGAGTACGCGGACACGCCAGGCGCTCGGAGCCAGATCACCGAGGTGGTACAAGAATGGTTCGAGCAAGCGCTGGTAGAGACGATTCTGGGTGTCCTGTCACTGTGTGACAGCCCGGAGTGGACGCCGGACGAGCTGGCCCGCTGCTGGTCCCCGGAGTCGTTGACCGCGGCCGTCATGCAGCGCTATCACGTCGACCTGGCCATCAAGCGATCGCTGGGTTCCAAGCTCGGCAGCACCCGGGACAAGCGGCAGGCGGCAGCCTGA
- a CDS encoding SDR family oxidoreductase: MSRLAGKRALITGGTSGIGLETAKQFLAEGAQVIVTGVTPANIDKARVELGDQALVLHADAADMAAQRDLARTVRDRFGDLDIAFLNAGVSDWRPMEAHDEASFDRLFDVNVKSVFFLMQALIPVLNNPASVVLNSSASAHTAAAAANAYAATKGAVSALMRSWNADLLKSHGVRVNAISPGPIATPFYDNIPADHYRSVMESIRAGIPLGRLGEAEEVAKAVVYLASDESRFTVGADLLVDGGLCHEGCFRPDTPG; encoded by the coding sequence ATGTCACGACTGGCAGGCAAGCGCGCTCTCATCACCGGTGGCACCAGCGGTATCGGGTTGGAGACCGCCAAGCAGTTCCTGGCCGAGGGTGCGCAGGTGATCGTCACCGGGGTCACCCCGGCGAACATCGACAAGGCCCGCGTCGAACTCGGCGACCAGGCCCTGGTGCTGCATGCCGACGCGGCCGACATGGCCGCGCAGCGCGACCTCGCCCGCACGGTGCGGGACCGGTTCGGGGACCTGGACATCGCGTTCCTCAACGCCGGGGTGTCTGACTGGCGGCCGATGGAAGCGCACGACGAGGCCAGCTTCGACCGGCTGTTCGACGTCAACGTCAAGAGTGTCTTCTTCCTGATGCAGGCCCTGATCCCGGTGTTGAACAACCCGGCCTCGGTGGTGCTGAACTCCAGTGCCAGCGCCCACACCGCGGCCGCCGCCGCCAACGCCTACGCCGCGACCAAGGGCGCGGTGTCCGCGCTGATGCGCTCCTGGAACGCCGACTTGCTCAAGTCGCACGGTGTCCGGGTCAACGCGATCAGCCCCGGCCCGATCGCCACTCCCTTCTACGACAACATTCCCGCCGACCACTACCGGAGCGTCATGGAGAGCATCCGTGCCGGCATCCCCCTCGGACGCCTGGGCGAGGCCGAGGAGGTCGCCAAGGCCGTCGTGTACCTGGCCTCCGACGAGTCCCGCTTCACCGTCGGCGCCGACCTGCTCGTCGACGGGGGACTGTGCCACGAGGGGTGTTTCCGGCCCGACACGCCGGGCTGA